In Populus nigra chromosome 10, ddPopNigr1.1, whole genome shotgun sequence, the following proteins share a genomic window:
- the LOC133706039 gene encoding auxin-induced protein 22D-like, translated as MEGGVAYENDLNLKETELRLGLPGTGCPNEKGVSGARNNKRPFPETREEGGANGKSDAQHDDQETASAPKVQIVGWPPIRSYRKNSFQPKKAEDEAAAGMVQIVGWPPIRSYRKNSLQPKKAEDEAAAGMYIKVSMDGAPYLRKIDLKVYKGYPELLKALESMFKLTIGEYSEREGYKGSEYAPTYEDKDGDWMLVGDVPWDMFLSSCKKLRIMKGSEAIGLGCGA; from the exons ATGGAAGGTGGTGTTGCATATGAGAATGATCTAAACCTCAAGGAAACTGAGCTTAGACTGGGTTTGCCAGGGACGGGTTGTCCCAATGAGAAAGGAGTTTCTGGTGCTAGAAACAACAAACGACCATTTCCAGAGACCAGAGAGGAGGGTGGAGCAAATGGTAAATCTGATGCTCAACATGATGACCAAGAAACTGCCTCTGCTCCGAA GGTACAAATAGTGGGCTGGCCACCAATCCGATCCTACAGGAAAAATAGCTTCCAGCCAAAGAAGGCTGAGGACGAGGCTGCAGCTGGGAT GGTACAAATAGTGGGTTGGCCACCAATCCGATCCTACAGGAAAAATAGCTTACAGCCAAAGAAGGCTGAGGACGAGGCTGCAGCTGGGATGTATATTAAAGTAAGCATGGACGGAGCACCTTACCTTAGAAAGATTGACCTTAAGGTTTACAAGGGATACCCTGAACTCCTAAAGGCTTTGGAGAGCATGTTCAAGCTCACCATAG GTGAGTACTCTGAGAGGGAAGGCTACAAAGGGTCAGAATATGCACCTACTTATGAGGACAAAGACGGTGACTGGATGCTAGTTGGAGATGTTCCTTGGGA TATGTTCCTGTCTTCCTGCAAGAAACTGAGAATCATGAAAGGATCGGAAGCAATAGGCTTGGGTTGTGGTGCATGA